ACGGAAAGCACAGGACCATGACGCTCTACACCACCCTCGACAGCCCGCTGGGCGAACTCCTGCTGGTGGGCGAGGAATCGGCGACCGCACCGGGCGGTACCGCGCTCGTCTCGCTGACCGTGCCCGGCCAGAAGGGCGGTGCGACCGTCCAGGACGGCTGGACGTACGACCCCGACGCCTTCGCCGAGATCGCCCGCCAGCTCCGCGCCTACTTCGACGGGAAGCTGACCCGTTTCGGCATCGAGTACGCACCGGCCCGGGGCACGGACTTCCAACGGCGCGTGTGGAAGGCTCTGGAGGCCGTTCCGTACGGCAGCACGACCACGTACGGGGCGATTGCCGCCGATGTCGGTGCGGCGCGGGGCGCGGTGCGCGCCGTCGGCACGGCGATCGGCGCGAACCCGCTGCTCGTCGTCCGGCCCTGCCACCGTGTGATCGCCGCGGACGGGTCCCTGTCGGGTTACGCGGCCGGCCCCGTCCGTAAGCGGCAACTCCTCGGCATCGAGGGTGTCGCGCCGGACGCCGGCTGAGCCCGCTGTACGGGACGCGCCCCCGCTCCTCGTGAACCGCCCCGCCCGAAGCCCCCCTGGAGCACACCATGACCACCACGACCACCACGACCACCAAGCGCCGAGCCCGCACTACCAGGCTCGCCGAGCGCGTCGGGGCCGCCGACTGGGCGGCGCTGGCCGACGAACTCGACGCGCTGGGCTGTGCGTTGACCCCTCGTCTGCTCAGCCCGGCCGAGTGCCGCGACCTCATCGCGCTGTACGACCGGCCCTCCCGCTTCCGCTCGACCATCGACATGGCACGGCACCGCTTCGGCTCGGGCCAGTACCGCTACTTCGCCGACCCGCTGCCCGAACCGGTCCGGGCCCTGCGCGAGGCGTTCTACCCGTACCTGCTGCGGACGGCGCGTGACTGGGCGGACAAGCTCGGCAGACCGGCGCCCTGGCCGGACACCCTGGGGGAGTGGCTCACCCTGTGCCATGAGGCCGGGCAGGCCAAGTCCTCGCAGATTCTGCTGCGTTACGGGGCGGGCGACTGGAACGCGCTGCACCGGGACATCTTCGGTGACATGGTCTTCCCCCTCCAGGTCGTCATCGGCCTGGACGAGCAGGGCACCGACTACACCGGCGGTGAGTTCCTGCTCGTCGAGCAGCGGCCCCGCGCACAGTCCCGCGGCACCACCACCGTCCTGCCGCAGGGCCACGGCCTGATCTTCACCACCCGCGACCGCCCCGTGCGCTCCGCCCGCGGCTGGTCGGCCGGCCCGGTACGCCACGGTGTGAGCACCGTCCGCTCGGGCCGACGGCACTCCCTGGGCCTGGTCTTCCATGACGCCTGACGACGCCGCGCCCAGGGCCGTCCCGCCGGGTCAGAGCATGGAGCCGCCGGTGACGTCGAAGCGCTGACCGGTGATCCAGCGGGAGTCGTCCGAGGCCAGGAACGCGGCGACGTCCGCGATGTCCGTGGGGCGGCCGATCCGGTTGAACACCGAATAGGCCGCCAGCGCGGCCCGCCCCTCGGGCGTCGCCCGCCGCGCCGCGGTCACATCGGTCTCGACCCAGCCGGGGGCGATGGTGTTCACCGTGATCCCGCGCTCACCGAGGTCCTTGGCGAGGGTGAGGGTGAGGGTCTCCACCGCACCCTTGGAGATGCTGTAGGCCATCTGCGACGGGTGCGCCGTGCTCGTCACCGCTGACGAGATGTTGATGATGCGTCCGCCGTCCCGCATCCGGCGCAGACCGTTCTGGATGATGAAGAGCGGGGCCCTGGTGTTGACCGCGATGGTGCGGTCGAACTCCTCGTAGGTCACCGCATCGATGCGCGCGGGGAAGTTGAGCGCCGCGTTGTTGACGAGGATGTCGAGGCCCGGTTCCGCACCGCAGGCGGCGAGTTCGGTGTCGAAGGCAGTGAAGAGGGCTTCGACATCACCGGGAACCCCCAGTTCGGCACGGATGGGGAAGGCCCGGCCGCCCGCGCTCGTGATGCTTTCGACCGTTTCCTTTGCCGCGACGTCATTACTGCCGTAGTGGACGGCGATCAGCGCACCGTCCTCGGCGAGGCGCCGGGCGATGCCCCGGCCGATGCCGCGGCTGGATCCCGTCACTAGCGCGGTCTTTCCGTTGAGGTCACCCATGCTCGTTCGGCCTTTCAGTTTCCTGCTGGGGCGTGCTGCCGCCGGTTGCTGTCGATTGCTGTGATGTTTTCCGGCAGCCGGATGCCGGCTGCCCATGCTTCACGAGCTGCTGTCGCTCACTACGTGCTCATGTCGCGCGGTCCGGTGGCTTGTGAGGTGTGCGTGCCCGTCGAGAAGGGCGTTGCCGTGAGCTGCGCGCTCAGCGCCGGGCGTCCAGTGCGGTCAGGGTGGAGACGAACACCGGCTTGCCCTCCTGGGAGCCGGTGACCTGGACCGTTGTGGTGGAAGGGAGCGCGGACGGGACGCGCTGGGCCACGATAGTGCAGGGCATGTCGTGCTCGGCGTAGCGGCGGAATTCGGTGCCGAAGGCGTAGGGCACGAAGACTTGAGGGGTGGTCAGAGCTCGGGCGGCCTGCTGCGCGGCGTCGAGCAACAGCATTCCTGGAATGTGATCGTTCGCCGGATTCACCATCGCGGCATGGCCGGGCGCGATGCGCAGTTGCCACTGATCGGGCCGGTCGGTGGGGGAGAGCAGGACATCGCGGTCCTTGGCGCTTCCGGTCTGCTGGTGCGGGACGGGTAGGGGGAGCGGGCCCAGGGTGCGGCGGGCGGTCAGCCGCTCGCCGCGGATCCGGCGGTATACGGCAGGGGAGGTGACGGTGACGTCGGAGTAGCCCGTCGCGACGATCCGGCCCGCCTTGCGGATGGTCATGTGGAAGTGCCCGCCGGCCAGCGTGCCGGCCCGCATACGGATCCTGCTGCAAGTGACGTCGATCGTCAGCCGGGTGGGTCCGCTGCCGACGGCCAGGTGCTCGGGGTGGGTTGTGTACACCAGGTCGCCGAGGATGAAGTGGTGGCCGACCGGTACGCCGAGTTCGGTGTGGCACAGGAGCAGCCCGGCCTGGCGAATGGTCTCGCCGGTGAGAATGAGATGGTGGTGGCCGTGCACCGGAGTGAAGTACCCGTGATCGTGTGGCCACTGGGCGGTCAGGGAGAAGCGGGAGTCGTCCAGTCGGCGCCATGAGGTGACCAGAATGTCGTCGACGAAGGGGCGGTGCACGAACTCCTGGGGGACGCCGGGCTTGCCGTGATGCCCGGTGGTGGTGCGCTGGTTCCGGTTCGACCGCGTCTGGAGTGGAGCTCTGGGCTGAACCGTGCCGCTGACCTGCATCGTGTCGCTCATGAGTGCCCCCAGGCGTCTCTACGGGATGAGGTACATCGCTGTTAAGATACGTACCATCCGGTTTTATTTTCAATGCCGGGCGGTGAATTGGAGTAAGTAGCTGACCCAGAGGCGACTTGAGCGGTAGCTAACTGATGCGGAAATGGAAAACACGAGAGACAGGAGGCGTCCTGTGCCACAACAGGACCGCGCGATCCGGACCCGGCGACTGATCTTGGAGGCAGCCGCCTCGGTGTTTGACGACCTCGGCTACGACCGCGCGACCATCGCCGAAGTCCTCGACCGTGCCGGCGTCACGAAGGGCGCCTTGTATTTCCACTTCGCGTCCAAGGAACAGCTCGCGCTGGCGGTGCTCGATGAGCACGTACTGGACATCGCCGTGCAGCCGCAGAAGATCAAGTTGCAGGAGTTCGTCGACGCGGGGCAGGTGCTGGCATACCGCCTGCGCAGTGACCCGATCCAGCGCGGGGCGGCCCGGCTTGCGGTGGAGCAGGGCTCCAATCACCTTGACCGCAAGCAGTCGATGATCGCGTGGACGCGATTCGTCGAGAAGCTGCTGAATCAGGCGAGGGATCGCGGCGAGGTCCTGGAGAGTGTCGTCGTGACCGAGACCGCCGAGCTCTTCGTCGGAGCGTTCGCCGGCCTCCAGCTGATGTCGAACGCCCTGACCAACCAGGCCGACCTCAGTCACCGGCTGACCATCTTTTTCGAGCACACCCTCCCCAGCATCGCGGTGCCGGCCGTGCTCGCCAAGCTCAAACTTGATCCGGAACGCGGCGCGGAACTCGATGCCGCTCTCCAGGGGAAGGCCCTGGCGGACGCAGGGGCCGATGTCGCAGTGAGTTGACCGGTCCGAGCCGGGTCGATCCGAATGCGCCGGGTGGCAGGAGCCGGGCAACGGGGATTATCCGCGGCATCCCGGAGGGAAAACATACCGCGCAGACGGTGTTCATTGGTGGGGTGGGCGCGGGCAGGCCAATGGTGTGTGAACGCCTCCCGCAGGCGTCGCGGTGGGCCCGCGGCGCC
This Streptomyces decoyicus DNA region includes the following protein-coding sequences:
- a CDS encoding methylated-DNA--[protein]-cysteine S-methyltransferase, whose amino-acid sequence is MTLYTTLDSPLGELLLVGEESATAPGGTALVSLTVPGQKGGATVQDGWTYDPDAFAEIARQLRAYFDGKLTRFGIEYAPARGTDFQRRVWKALEAVPYGSTTTYGAIAADVGAARGAVRAVGTAIGANPLLVVRPCHRVIAADGSLSGYAAGPVRKRQLLGIEGVAPDAG
- a CDS encoding 2OG-Fe(II) oxygenase → MTTTTTTTTKRRARTTRLAERVGAADWAALADELDALGCALTPRLLSPAECRDLIALYDRPSRFRSTIDMARHRFGSGQYRYFADPLPEPVRALREAFYPYLLRTARDWADKLGRPAPWPDTLGEWLTLCHEAGQAKSSQILLRYGAGDWNALHRDIFGDMVFPLQVVIGLDEQGTDYTGGEFLLVEQRPRAQSRGTTTVLPQGHGLIFTTRDRPVRSARGWSAGPVRHGVSTVRSGRRHSLGLVFHDA
- a CDS encoding SDR family oxidoreductase; amino-acid sequence: MGDLNGKTALVTGSSRGIGRGIARRLAEDGALIAVHYGSNDVAAKETVESITSAGGRAFPIRAELGVPGDVEALFTAFDTELAACGAEPGLDILVNNAALNFPARIDAVTYEEFDRTIAVNTRAPLFIIQNGLRRMRDGGRIINISSAVTSTAHPSQMAYSISKGAVETLTLTLAKDLGERGITVNTIAPGWVETDVTAARRATPEGRAALAAYSVFNRIGRPTDIADVAAFLASDDSRWITGQRFDVTGGSML
- a CDS encoding ScbA/BarX family gamma-butyrolactone biosynthesis protein, translating into MSDTMQVSGTVQPRAPLQTRSNRNQRTTTGHHGKPGVPQEFVHRPFVDDILVTSWRRLDDSRFSLTAQWPHDHGYFTPVHGHHHLILTGETIRQAGLLLCHTELGVPVGHHFILGDLVYTTHPEHLAVGSGPTRLTIDVTCSRIRMRAGTLAGGHFHMTIRKAGRIVATGYSDVTVTSPAVYRRIRGERLTARRTLGPLPLPVPHQQTGSAKDRDVLLSPTDRPDQWQLRIAPGHAAMVNPANDHIPGMLLLDAAQQAARALTTPQVFVPYAFGTEFRRYAEHDMPCTIVAQRVPSALPSTTTVQVTGSQEGKPVFVSTLTALDARR
- a CDS encoding ScbR family autoregulator-binding transcription factor codes for the protein MPQQDRAIRTRRLILEAAASVFDDLGYDRATIAEVLDRAGVTKGALYFHFASKEQLALAVLDEHVLDIAVQPQKIKLQEFVDAGQVLAYRLRSDPIQRGAARLAVEQGSNHLDRKQSMIAWTRFVEKLLNQARDRGEVLESVVVTETAELFVGAFAGLQLMSNALTNQADLSHRLTIFFEHTLPSIAVPAVLAKLKLDPERGAELDAALQGKALADAGADVAVS